One genomic segment of Catalinimonas alkaloidigena includes these proteins:
- a CDS encoding flavin reductase family protein: MSRVEEVSKHNEVSQALKKITYGFYIVTSRKNSDEMSTREKDYIAAATVSWVSQGSFDPPLVTLAVKKQSDLHETIEKSRVFAVNIIGKDHKDMLSSFAKDSSVEGNKINGFSFSSGKTGAPILDEVPAYFECELREDVTIGDHSIFVGEVVAGDTRDAESVPLVEWDTNMHYGG; the protein is encoded by the coding sequence ATGAGTAGAGTTGAAGAAGTGAGCAAGCATAACGAAGTTTCTCAGGCCCTGAAGAAAATCACCTACGGGTTTTATATCGTCACTTCCAGGAAAAATAGTGATGAGATGAGTACACGTGAAAAAGACTATATCGCTGCTGCTACAGTAAGCTGGGTTAGCCAGGGGTCATTTGATCCGCCATTGGTTACCTTAGCGGTTAAAAAACAGTCTGACTTACACGAAACGATAGAGAAGAGCCGAGTTTTTGCAGTAAACATTATAGGAAAGGATCATAAAGATATGCTATCATCTTTTGCAAAAGATAGCTCAGTAGAAGGAAATAAAATTAATGGGTTCTCTTTCTCTTCAGGCAAGACAGGTGCTCCCATACTTGATGAAGTCCCCGCTTATTTTGAGTGTGAGCTGCGCGAAGATGTAACTATCGGTGATCATAGTATTTTTGTAGGAGAGGTAGTAGCAGGTGATACCCGTGATGCTGAATCTGTCCCTTTGGTAGAGTGGGACACAAATATGCACTATGGAGGTTAA
- a CDS encoding SDR family NAD(P)-dependent oxidoreductase produces the protein MDSFANKVVIVTGAGQGIGKAIVQAFSHHEAHAIIAEKDEEAGLETQQWLNDKGSKATFIPCDVSREDAIKSLIQKVAEQEGRIDFLVNNAGVSRFKPISELSVEEFDEVLSINLRSAFIFSKYAAPYLKKTGKSAIVNIASTRALMSEPDSEAYAASKGGILALTHALANSLSPQVRVNAISPGWIEVRDWKKASEREEVIHREIDKTQHLVGRVGTPEDIGRAAVFLCSGESTFMTGQNMIIDGGMTVKMIYET, from the coding sequence ATGGATTCATTTGCAAACAAAGTTGTCATCGTCACCGGCGCCGGACAAGGTATAGGAAAAGCCATTGTCCAGGCATTCTCACATCACGAGGCGCATGCCATCATAGCTGAAAAAGACGAAGAAGCCGGGCTTGAAACACAACAATGGCTAAATGACAAAGGAAGCAAAGCTACCTTTATTCCCTGTGACGTTTCCCGGGAAGATGCTATCAAATCACTTATCCAAAAAGTAGCTGAACAGGAAGGCAGGATAGATTTTCTGGTCAATAATGCAGGTGTTTCACGCTTTAAGCCCATAAGTGAGCTTAGTGTTGAGGAGTTTGACGAAGTGCTCTCCATCAACCTTAGAAGTGCCTTTATTTTTAGCAAGTATGCGGCTCCCTATCTCAAAAAAACAGGCAAAAGCGCGATTGTCAACATTGCTTCTACCCGTGCGCTGATGTCTGAGCCTGACTCCGAAGCTTATGCTGCCAGCAAAGGTGGAATTTTAGCACTCACCCATGCCCTTGCCAACAGTCTCTCTCCTCAGGTAAGAGTCAATGCGATCAGCCCCGGCTGGATTGAAGTAAGAGACTGGAAGAAAGCTTCAGAAAGAGAAGAAGTCATACATCGTGAAATTGACAAAACACAGCATCTGGTCGGCAGGGTAGGAACTCCCGAAGATATTGGCAGAGCCGCAGTTTTTTTATGTTCCGGCGAATCTACCTTTATGACCGGGCAAAATATGATTATTGATGGAGGCATGACAGTAAAGATGATCTACGAGACGTAA
- a CDS encoding zf-HC2 domain-containing protein — protein MRKYLMNALSASEQEEVELHLKHCSHCSGIIVEYVENEEQEHYKAYMSKLKGKLTSDVKPRKRGFTQGRIKLIRAAAAVGALFIFSFFAVNTMVENDFNLISKADKTGNELPKLGASAKKTQKPKPKANTSTTIKKKTDEVKSEEKPEEKEAPKVAVKKSQSKSATSSQPKPASVKTKVEKEKKPAKAAEKVEKTPVPENTLAEASEISKGESAQKEEKAAEKSSEAEDDAKGQTEAVKSVQPLQKIEKIDAATDNSVTPEAQNIQNIPNNSVGQLRQQ, from the coding sequence ATGCGCAAATACTTAATGAATGCGCTTTCAGCAAGTGAGCAAGAGGAAGTAGAATTACACCTTAAGCACTGCTCACACTGCTCTGGTATTATCGTAGAATATGTTGAAAATGAGGAGCAGGAACATTACAAAGCTTATATGAGTAAGCTGAAAGGTAAGCTCACCAGTGATGTAAAACCGCGCAAACGTGGATTTACCCAAGGTCGTATCAAGCTGATCAGAGCCGCTGCCGCGGTAGGTGCGTTATTTATTTTTTCTTTTTTTGCTGTAAATACCATGGTTGAAAATGACTTTAACCTGATTTCAAAAGCTGATAAAACAGGCAATGAACTCCCAAAACTAGGCGCAAGCGCAAAGAAAACTCAAAAACCAAAACCAAAAGCAAATACTTCTACCACCATAAAGAAAAAGACCGATGAGGTAAAAAGTGAAGAAAAGCCAGAGGAAAAAGAAGCACCAAAAGTTGCGGTGAAAAAGAGCCAAAGCAAATCAGCTACTTCTTCTCAGCCTAAACCTGCCTCAGTAAAGACCAAAGTAGAAAAAGAAAAAAAGCCAGCAAAAGCTGCTGAGAAAGTAGAAAAAACACCTGTTCCAGAAAACACACTTGCTGAGGCTTCAGAGATTAGCAAGGGGGAAAGCGCTCAGAAAGAAGAGAAGGCAGCCGAAAAATCTTCAGAGGCTGAAGATGATGCGAAAGGACAGACAGAGGCAGTTAAAAGTGTTCAGCCTTTGCAAAAAATTGAAAAGATTGACGCCGCTACTGATAACAGTGTGACTCCTGAAGCTCAAAATATCCAGAACATACCCAACAATAGTGTAGGACAGCTAAGGCAACAATAA